A stretch of Dehalococcoidia bacterium DNA encodes these proteins:
- a CDS encoding LamG-like jellyroll fold domain-containing protein, with protein sequence MAYFAEVVQDLPLAYWRLGDTAGAQAADSSPNGRHGTWSGSPVLGSPGALDGDSDPSALFDGVDDRIALPALPSLAATLTLEFWCRPLSGGDATQCLIGEADGSPSVLFKPATGKLSVFYAGADHFNDTPLSFDTWHHIVVSIAAGAGTIYSTASPTAPFPASLPALRPTASATTTPATPTRATWTRSPSTPPP encoded by the coding sequence GTGGCCTACTTCGCCGAAGTCGTGCAGGACCTGCCCCTTGCCTACTGGCGCCTCGGCGACACCGCCGGCGCCCAGGCGGCCGACAGCTCGCCCAACGGCCGCCACGGGACCTGGTCCGGCTCCCCGGTCCTCGGCTCGCCCGGCGCCCTCGACGGCGACTCCGACCCCTCGGCTCTCTTCGACGGTGTCGACGACCGCATCGCGCTGCCCGCCCTTCCCTCGCTGGCCGCCACGCTCACCCTCGAGTTCTGGTGCCGGCCCCTGTCCGGCGGAGACGCCACCCAGTGCCTCATCGGCGAAGCCGATGGCTCCCCCTCCGTCCTCTTCAAGCCGGCCACCGGCAAGCTATCGGTCTTCTACGCCGGCGCCGACCACTTCAACGACACGCCGCTCTCCTTCGACACCTGGCACCACATCGTCGTCTCAATCGCCGCCGGCGCAGGTACCATCTACTCAACGGCGTCGCCGACGGCGCCTTTTCCGGCTTCCCTTCCGGCTTTGCGCCCGACCGCATCGGCGACGACAACGCCGGCAACACCTACAAGGGCTACCTGGACGAGGTCGCCCTCTACTCCTCCGCCTTGA
- a CDS encoding DNA-3-methyladenine glycosylase I: MPDKPRCDWADGASEAMLRYHDEEWGVPQYDDVRLFELLTLEGAQAGLSWSTILGRREGYRRAFAGFDLEKVAAFTDEDVERLLKDPGIIRNRAKVLSTIGNARAALEVRDEFGSLGAYLWRFVGGAPLRNAWRALRELPAETPESKAMSRDLQKRGFRFVGPTICYAFMQAAGMVNDHLVTCFRYAEVATAGKPTA, translated from the coding sequence ATGCCAGACAAGCCGCGCTGCGACTGGGCTGATGGCGCCTCCGAGGCCATGCTCCGCTATCACGACGAAGAATGGGGCGTCCCGCAGTACGACGACGTCCGCCTCTTCGAGCTGCTCACCCTGGAGGGCGCCCAGGCCGGCCTCAGCTGGTCCACCATCCTCGGCCGCCGCGAGGGCTACCGCCGCGCATTCGCCGGCTTCGACCTGGAGAAGGTTGCCGCGTTCACGGACGAAGACGTCGAGAGGCTGCTGAAGGACCCCGGCATCATCCGCAACCGCGCCAAGGTGCTCTCGACGATCGGCAACGCCCGCGCCGCCCTGGAGGTGCGCGACGAGTTCGGCTCGCTCGGCGCCTACCTCTGGCGCTTCGTCGGCGGCGCTCCGCTCCGCAACGCCTGGCGCGCCCTGCGCGAGCTACCAGCGGAGACGCCTGAGTCGAAGGCCATGAGCCGCGACCTGCAGAAGCGCGGCTTTCGCTTCGTCGGGCCTACCATCTGTTATGCGTTCATGCAGGCGGCCGGAATGGTCAACGACCACCTGGTCACATGCTTCCGATACGCCGAGGTGGCCACGGCCGGGAAACCCACGGCTTGA